gcgcctcaaccattgagctgtcgtcaaattaaaccacatattcgtgatctccatgaaatttggggtcgattaggtgtgatttaaacaaaatccaaaatttggccgaaatcgagaattttcctgaactagttcaggaaaattctgaaaaccggaagtacgaaaacgtacaaaaagaaacatgaactttaccaaaaatttgacgaggatcacgaatatgtggttcttttggtcctcgaatgaatatttactgaactactgactgaaatgagcaaaccggaagtagaaaaaaaatctcattatcaaaaatctaacaagtgagctttgttggaggaatagttatcgtcagtttccACTAAATAATTTCCACACAACAGCTGCCGATACATGGTTAAAGAGATtttaaagtaactgaaactgactgttttgacagctgacatttatcgaaaagccatctagcgttagaaaaaaaacgtcaaagtAACAATACGTTTGCGCGCAAGTAGGGTCTGATTTCGgaattattacacacacaAGTAAGTATACTACTAGgatagataatctacgaaaataagtaaattgtagggtacctgggcataatcccatggtgagtgactgcaggtgtgtaacagcggCACGGAAGCGACCACTAGCTGAAGTGTTCCAACTCGTCAGTGAAGTAAGACAAGTTGTATTTTTATGTACGAAGCGATGAAGCAGAAGCTAAATGAGCGGCGTACGTCGGGAAGATAAGTATTGAGCAGAACGTTGGTCATGGACAAAAGCCAGCGTTGGCTCAAGAATATCCGTGCTAGGACCACACGATTCCACAAagaaactgcgtgctctgtaaaaaaaatgttttacattaatgaaaatatacaaatgaataaagcatatcaatctttaccttttctaagaagcacactgaaaaGTTCATAATGACGAActgtaaaaattgaattcacaGCAATCAACAACATTACTCCTTatgttgagataaatttcctgatgctaaggaaagtgtcatgaagtattgcagtagcgtgGTGATAGATGGttcacttcacactcttcatgtcactgaaactctaagtggaaatgggacaaggaaattctctacgttatttaaaaatttacacaaatttacctataagaaaaaatataagaaataaaactctacctatctttgagctgggttgccttcttgaccaaagtaaaaacagccataacaacaaacatgctgttgcagggtacaccaccaaaattgcgaaattcagaaaagatcctatggttcATAAGCGAGACatatgaaaatctgaattgtaatggtttggtagcagtaatggggaaataccttatcCCAGCACATTTATATTCCATATGTACTCTTtaaacatgagttttaggtttttgacagcatgaggatctaatggatggaaattgactgaGCACTAAgccaacttgttggaatgactgactgacagtatgcatctagaatttgaagaaataagttggtacagtataaaaataagagaactAGGttaagataaacctacatcaAGTCTACATCAAACGTCTCAAAACTCAGTATTTGAACTTTTGAAGGACTGATCTTAACTTAAGATAGAGATAGCTACTtacaaaaaaacttaaaaagctCATTTTATTTACTAAAACCTAGCATTCAATCCTTAGAAATGTacaaagaacaaagctcacttgctacttTTGAGTcaaagacataagaactccttttgtaaatattataaaaatacccgacaatagtacTCCAGTGCCCAACAGCAGAACTCCACTACGCAAAATTCAATAGAACTCTTgagtttttaatattttaaatgtctgacaatagaactccaacatAAATTATTCGTATGccttgaaaataacaaaagaatttattggagttctattgacaggtagtggagttctattgtaggGCAACTTGTAAAGATTTCCAATTTTCCATAATCAACAGGAAGAAGAATCAGCTGCTTTAGTTAACTATAAGGGGGACTtcaactaatttttaaaaattttaatcaaatcaTGTTTTGAAGTACAATGTaccaatttgttttgttggtgttgtttcACCAAGTCCTCCAGACGTCCAGAGTCGAGCTGACACTACTCAACACTGGGAAAGCTGAGAGACTGTACAACACCTCCCATCGTCGACACATCAGTGCACATGACTCTGCACTTATATACACCAGCACATGACATCCACATATACATGGATTCACATGTTTCATTAGTCATTTTGACATCAAACCATTGGCATGGGCAGGAAGAGAATAGGATAACTGTGGAGAGCTGAAATCCAAAATATGTGTAACAGGTCCCCATCAATGATCAAAGCAATGTTGAGTAGTTGTTGTCTTGTTGATATGAAACCTACACATTTCAAACCAAATAAGTCAAATTAACAAATGATGTAGAGTGTACTTTAGTAAATGAGTTActtatgttgttgtttggaTCGTACGGGTCAAACTATGTATAGAATTACAAATCAAAACTTGAGCACAATTGGCCATCAAATTCCCACACGTCTGTCTCCTTGACAGTTATAACGTATGATCCCCACGATTTCTACTTCCCGGATGCAgagtattttattctttttctattcacaACAATGATTTATTAGTCTATTCAATTCAGGACTTCCACGAGGCGTAAATTTGTCCCTTACATCAATAGCAGACAAAGTCCAACGACTTAGACGACAAAGTCCAATTCTCGGGCGTTCTCGGCGTCCTAAATGAGTCAAACTGTCAAAACGACATATAGCGGTCGACAAGAGTACTGAACATTTCAACAAGTATCTTTCTTTAGTATGAGCTGGTGAGGTCAAACGAGAAATAATAACCAATGTTTCTctttaattttacattttcctattttgttctttgataacgagaaaataattaaataaaagttgacacataaaaacaacaattacCCGCTCCGTAGCATCCGGTAGCATCGACATGATCAATATGACGCATCTACAATCGAGCAAATGTTTAAATACTCGACTGATTACAATAACCGGGTTAAATAGGTTCTCGAATCTCAATTACTAGCCAAATCATCAAAGAAATTTGGGCCACGGCAAACTAAGAAATATGTtaaacatttcatttccttcccaaaataatcaaaaatcgtACAAGTGGATTTCATTTCAGcgttttattttacattttcacTTTAGATGGAGTAAAATATTATGTACATTTAGTCAAATTACGCAAATACGTTTTCGTTCCGTGAAACAATAGTGTCAAATCGATCCACTCTGAAAGTAATGAAACGAAATAGCGGAGCTCACATCTCCATTTACTTTCGAATTAGTCTCTTATTGTAGACAAGCCTGGAAATTTATGATTTAACAGATCTTGAGGTATAAGAAGAGTGTCTTCGGCAAATGATCACAATCGTTTCAcagaaaaatttgtacttgtCAATTATGGGTTATCGGACTCGTACGTCGGTTTAACATCACACTTGATAGGATGTCAAGTTAAGATGAAAGGCATAGGGTGTTTTTCTGATAAGCATAGGAGCTACAACCTCGCAATCCCCTTAAAATGTCCGTCAGATTTTCAAGACCGAGTAGGTATCCGTTGTCGGGTCCCCAGTGGACCCGTTCGTCCAGTCCCAGGTAACCGGAGAAAGTTGTGTGGGCGAAATCGATCATGCGGACATCGACGCAGTCCGACCAGCAGTTATTGTCcagcttgctgctgctggcagcAGCATCGAGCAGCACTTGTTTCTTGTCTTCATCCATCACTCGCCGTTTCTTCTGCGTTTGGCTTCCGCCGGCAGCGTCGCTAAACTCTTCGGTCCGGCTGACTTCCAACACGGGCGTCAGTTCGCCCTCATCTTCGCCGGGCGGTGATCCGGACAGTTCCGTCGGTTGAGAAAGATGCTGCTGACCATCCAGGTGATGTTGCCAAGTCATGTCACTTTCGCTGTCCTCCTCGCTGTCCGTGTAGCTGATGGTAGCCGATCGCTTCAATACTGTCGTCTTCTTCCCTTGCGGATGGCCGGCCAGTGAGTAGAGTCCACTGTCGGTGCTGTCGGCCGAGTTGTCAGCACATTCGTAGCCCGTCGAATTCGTCCTGGCAGGCGCTGAATGCCGCAACAGTCTCTTGAAATGGATCCCAGCTTGATAGCCACTAACACTCGTCCAGCTGCTATAGTCGCTGGTGCTCGAAGATGAAGAGCTTTGATCCATCATGTAGCATTCCAGTCCGCTGTCCACCGATTGTGTTGGGCTCGTACTGAACGACTGGGTCTCACAGCAGCTGTCCGTCAAAAAGTATTCGCTCGACGTGTCTGCGATGGACAGCGAGTCGAAATCCAGTTTGGGTTGCTGCAGGCCGGAAACTTTCTGACGTTTCAGCGATTGCGAGTCACAAGTGAGCCTGTTATCCGGATTGTAACTTGGATGGTCATCGTCGCGTATCCTATCCAGCTCGCAATCAGAGTCGGATCGTCGGCCATTTCCCGCATCCGGATTGAGGAAGTAGAGGTCCGGATGGGATAGAAATTCAGGATTTTCGTCGCATCCTTCGTAGACAATCAACAAGGAACTGCATCGCGGGGAATAACAAATAGCAGATCAATTAGCATATTGGTGCTTTGCCATCACTGCCACAATTGGCTCCTTACCTCGAATAGAAACGAAACGTTTCCTGCTTTTCGACGGCCAAGCGAAGTAGCCGGAGTCGATCGAGAATGGCGTCGATAATTTCAGAACGTCGAGATCCGCCGCTGGCGAAAAACTGGACCAGCGCCCTGCGTAGTCCGTCAGCGTCCAACCGCCGGCCAAAATATTTGTCTCTGCTAACGAAGTTTCCCGTCGTCGCATCGTATACCTGAacgaagaaaacaataatttaCATTAATTTAGTTATTACATCCACATGGCTatatttttgataaaaatagaaattgaagGACAAAAATAGAATTGGGCAAAGCCGGGCTTAATTGTCATCTACTAAATTATGTCCGTCAGGAAATAAAGGTTGTTGTTCATTAAATAATTCTTCCACGATTCAAAAATGGCGCCAAGTTTAAGAACAAATACATAACACTTGAAACAGTGTGGGGTTTGTTTAGGAGGTTGAAAGgatcacaaaataaaataattaacaatTTGATACATACCTTCATGCCGCATAGACGGAGTCCGAGCGAGGCGGAAGTGCTGGCTGCGCACTTGGCCATCTGCCGGGTGCGTTTCTCGGCGGAAGCGTCGTCGCCGTGCTGCCTGGTGCCCATCTTCAAGTCCAGCACGCACGGATTCTGGAATTTGGACGCCGATGCCACATTTTCCAGCATCATGAAAACtgtagaataaagaaaaaaagaataattaaataaacggGCAGAATTATTCACgacaaaaataggaaaaccaattcatttttctaaattcGGGATATTATTTCGCTGAATCAGTAACCTTCAATTATTTCTATTCCGGCCgcgtgatttttttctttgagacCTAGCCAATACTGGATTAGGAAACGAAGCCGTTAATGAGCCACTTTTGCACACGTTCACACCCACGCCATCCTGTGCCGCCTTTCCAAACGTCATGGCCTTGCAGGCGATCCGGCGGAATTTTTCAATGTCGACACCCCCGCCCACCCGCGCGCTATTCGAATGACAGAGGCTCATTACAAGTTGCGCCAAGAGCAATAAATTCTAAAACATCATCCACCACCATCAAGAAAAGACCTTGATGtggtgagaaaaaagaaaaagaactgaaacACTCGGCCAAGGACAAGCAATTCACAGATTTCACCCACTCTCTCCTTTTTGCCACGCAATTTGCAACTCggattcttcttcctcgttcAAATCACGGCCAATTGCCTCACGTTCCACAGCCGACGGCCAATGTATATCTCCCAAGGTCCTAGCTAAACTTCTATTCCTATTCTAGTCTGTGATCATTTCCTTTCAACTTGTTTACATTTCCTGTTTGATTAAATTATTTGGAGAAGAAATTCTTGGAAATCATAATAATTAGCTAGTCCTTGTCCTCCGTCCGGCTACAGCCGGATCTACAGATTTACGGACGTTTGGACAAGTCACATAGAAATCGCTATATACGGTTCGTTTAACAGCGTCCAGCAATTTCTCAACTCAGTTCCCGTCTAGTAACTGTGgcgtgcaaaaaaaaaaaaaaacagaaaatcccTACACAGACAAAATCACGAAACTGGCGACTACCCAAACTTCAAACGCaaatacaatttctttttaaatcatcCAAGAAGAAAGTCTGAGCTTGCACGAGATTCTAGCCACGGATGGGGGACCACTGGATCGAAACGACAGACGTCCGGCAGAAGCGATAAGAATGGATACATTCACTTCTACGAAAATAAACTGAAATTCAAAGAGTAGACTGGCCAGACACTCACATTGAGATGATCCATCAGTGTAGGTGTGGGCCGGATGATAGGAAATGGCTTCATGGCCAGCCAGGGATATCCTGCGCTCAAAAGAGattataataaattaaatttgagtcGTCGATGATTGGGGTGGGTGGAAAAGGTTTTAAGGGTTTTGTACCTCAACGGGGCGTCGTGTCGGCGGTTATGGTGCGACGAAATTTCCGAATGTTCGGCCGTGACGCTGATCTCATCAATGGCGAATCGCCTCCAGTATTGGCGGCCTTCTTGGTACCACGTCTGAATCACACCTGAGTCATccacaatcagaaaaaaaattaagttaaaaaaaaattgtttcgtgATATGATATGATTAAGGTTATAAGAAGCAATTAGATTTCGGTAACTCTCGCGAAAAACCCATAACATTAATTTGCTTTGCTGGCGCCCTCCCAGCGTTGTTTACTTATACCTGTCAGCAATTTACTTCATTCGCAACTATAGTGATTTATTCAGTTTCCAGCTATAAATAAGCCTTTTAAACACCTGGCGCAAAGATTTATATCTAATTTCAAAAGTActactattttatttgttaagcGACGAATCTAGTCGTTAGGCTACTGTGTAACATGATTTCTATTCTTCTGTTTCGTCTCGTTAATTCTATTATACCTTTGCATTTTGGCGTGAAGGTGCGGATGTCCGGCGGAGCGTTCAGGTAGAAACTCAACTCCCGCGGGATCAAAGGCTTGCAGACGGTGGATTGATCCAGCTGCAGGAACTGGGTGTGGCCTCCCACCTAATTCAAACAAGAGCAAAGAAATTCGATTAGCAAATATAATTCATCTTCCAGTGCTCATTTAAAGGAACTCACCTGATGACAGAAAGGACGGAGGAGTGGGCAAGGATCAGCCGGAAGAGGGGGCGGCTCCATCTGATTATTCACTTCCGGCCGATAACTGGACGGCTCCTCTTGGAATTTACACTTTTTGGCGTTGCGCTGGACTTGCATTGCTGTCGATTATTGATCCTGGTTGTTTCCCGAGTGATTCACGACAACTGctgacttcttcttctccgtccAGCAGACCATTCCAACTATAAATATACAACAATACAAACAATACAATACATGTGTCGACTGCGCTCGTTTCAACAAAGACGATAGTTCTTTGTCCTGCCAATATTCCCAGTCGCAGTGAGTCACCAGTCAAAGTTGGTTCGCCCATCtgatacatacacacacccaACTATTTTCTATACTTTCACCTAATCTGCAAGTCTTACATGTGCCAAGAAaattccaacaacaaaaataagtagaTTCGCATCAAAACATTTCGAGGAGCCAACACGTTCCATTCCCAAACAAACACGTGCGGTTCTCATAATATAACGCTGTCTGCACATGATGCCGATTGGCGACACACGACAGCTAATAGAAAAGATAAGACAAGAAGCCCTCCGAGTCAAAAGGGAACCAGAGGTCAATGACGTCATCGCCAGTTACGTGTATTtttaatgggaaaaaaaaacaaaaatcccgcAGTCACGTTTTCCAACAGAGAATAGGCCACGTGACAAGACTTATATACTCTCCCAACTTTTGCCCAAATGCTAATGGAATCCTAGCCGtcgaaaaaaagtttcaccaTTTCgccaaaacacaaaagaaacgcTTTCAATTCTTTGCGAGTTCTCTCTCCCCCGTTGTTCTCCGAGTGAATAGAAATCGTGATTTATATTGTATGCAAAGCAGCAGGGAGAGAGTCGGAACtactggcgttttctgctgGCAATTCCTTTTATCAAATGGACAGGAAGGATTATGTGATAAACAGATGAGAGCTGGcgatgaaaaagaattaagaaGAGACCTCATTCAAAATTACTTTTCTTGAAAtgttataaataaatcaaggCGGCGGTGGAGGGCGGATGTTCTATTTTCTTCCGTGTTGCCATGGCGACGCTCCCCACCCTACAGCACGGCTCGATTGCATTGAGAAGGTGAACAGAGCGCGGCACAGTTgcattgatttgaaaaaggaaagtcGCAATTGTTGCACAGTTGCGGCGGCCTTGATCGGAAATTGGAGATGAATGAAGaagaggtttttcttttgaaaagtgaACAACAAAAAGGAATCGATCGGTATAGCCATCAGAAATCGATAGCCAATGGCAATTGCGTGATGTCCGCTAGAAATCACGGTCAAGGATGTGTGAAGTGACGgtctcttttttgtcttcaaaTCAGGGCGGATTTTGTTTGCGTTTGGCCAATAAAAACAAGCTCGTGAAAGTGATCAAGACAGCCAAATGACCAGCAGAGAGCGGATAGAGGTTAGACACGAGCTCAGCTATAAAACGGCCATCCAACAGCATAtttccccccgaaaaaaacaaacaaactaaaaCGTCCAAACGAAggagatttttaaagaaaggaaCGTGAGAACGGAATGTGTGTACTCAATTCCACGGCCAACGAACCCCCTCAGCCGTGCTCTGTATTCCCAAATgattttataagaaaaaaggacattttttattacctTGTGAAAATCGTAGAAGGCCAGCACAAGTCACTAACGACTCCCCCGACTAAATTTAATCTGCCAGAAATCAAAGGGCAGAGCTCGAAAAA
This sequence is a window from Daphnia pulicaria isolate SC F1-1A chromosome 7, SC_F0-13Bv2, whole genome shotgun sequence. Protein-coding genes within it:
- the LOC124350577 gene encoding uncharacterized protein LOC124350577; its protein translation is MQVQRNAKKCKFQEEPSSYRPEVNNQMEPPPLPADPCPLLRPFCHQVGGHTQFLQLDQSTVCKPLIPRELSFYLNAPPDIRTFTPKCKGVIQTWYQEGRQYWRRFAIDEISVTAEHSEISSHHNRRHDAPLRISLAGHEAISYHPAHTYTDGSSQFFMMLENVASASKFQNPCVLDLKMGTRQHGDDASAEKRTRQMAKCAASTSASLGLRLCGMKVYDATTGNFVSRDKYFGRRLDADGLRRALVQFFASGGSRRSEIIDAILDRLRLLRLAVEKQETFRFYSSSLLIVYEGCDENPEFLSHPDLYFLNPDAGNGRRSDSDCELDRIRDDDHPSYNPDNRLTCDSQSLKRQKVSGLQQPKLDFDSLSIADTSSEYFLTDSCCETQSFSTSPTQSVDSGLECYMMDQSSSSSSTSDYSSWTSVSGYQAGIHFKRLLRHSAPARTNSTGYECADNSADSTDSGLYSLAGHPQGKKTTVLKRSATISYTDSEEDSESDMTWQHHLDGQQHLSQPTELSGSPPGEDEGELTPVLEVSRTEEFSDAAGGSQTQKKRRVMDEDKKQVLLDAAASSSKLDNNCWSDCVDVRMIDFAHTTFSGYLGLDERVHWGPDNGYLLGLENLTDILRGLRGCSSYAYQKNTLCLSS